A genomic stretch from Nocardia wallacei includes:
- a CDS encoding alpha,alpha-trehalose-phosphate synthase (UDP-forming), translating to MTQHALSDAESTPPSSTPRSSTPPSNYHSGDAGSGFVVVANRLPVDLERLPDGSTRWKRSPGGLVTALEPVLRNNNGAWVGWAGVPDVDVDPIIEDGLELHPVPLSGDEVAEYYEGFSNATLWPLYHDVIVRPEYQRSWWTTYVNVNRRFAEHTAKVAAEGATVWVQDYQLQLVPKMLRMLRPDLTIGFFLHIPFPPVELFMQLPWRTEIVEGLLGADLIGFHLPGGAQNFLYLARRLAGQPTSRGTIGVRSKMGVVQVGFRTVRVGAFPISIASAELDELSRRRSVRERAAQIRSELGNPKNILLGVDRLDYTKGIDIRLEALEELLREGRLDPSETVMVQLATPSRERVESYIQMRGDIERQVGRINGEFSRVGFPVVHYLHRPIPRDELVAFFVAADVMLVTPLRDGMNLVAKEYVASHSGLNGALVLSEFTGAAAELRQAYLCNPHDLDSVEDAITAALDDDPDSKRRRMRAMRRQVLTHDVDRWARAFLDALAQDRVAGSALLSDDDDDEVDSPPRRT from the coding sequence CTGACCCAGCACGCTCTTTCGGATGCCGAGTCCACCCCACCATCGTCCACCCCACGATCGTCCACCCCACCATCGAACTACCACAGCGGTGACGCCGGTTCGGGTTTCGTAGTCGTCGCCAATCGGTTACCGGTGGATCTGGAGCGACTACCCGACGGCTCCACGCGCTGGAAGCGCAGCCCCGGCGGGCTGGTGACCGCGCTGGAGCCGGTGCTCCGCAACAACAACGGCGCCTGGGTGGGCTGGGCTGGGGTACCCGACGTCGATGTCGACCCGATCATCGAAGACGGCCTGGAGCTGCATCCGGTGCCGCTGTCGGGCGACGAGGTCGCCGAATACTACGAGGGCTTCTCCAACGCCACGCTGTGGCCGCTTTACCACGACGTGATCGTCCGCCCGGAATACCAGCGCAGCTGGTGGACCACCTACGTCAACGTCAACCGCCGCTTCGCCGAGCACACCGCGAAGGTCGCCGCCGAGGGCGCCACCGTCTGGGTGCAGGACTATCAGCTGCAGTTGGTGCCGAAGATGCTGCGCATGCTGCGGCCCGACCTGACCATCGGCTTCTTCCTGCACATCCCGTTCCCGCCGGTGGAACTGTTCATGCAGCTGCCGTGGCGTACCGAGATCGTGGAGGGTCTGCTCGGCGCCGACCTGATCGGCTTCCACCTGCCCGGCGGCGCGCAGAACTTCCTGTACCTGGCGAGAAGGCTTGCCGGACAACCGACTTCGCGCGGCACCATCGGCGTGCGCTCGAAAATGGGTGTGGTGCAGGTCGGTTTCCGCACGGTGCGGGTGGGCGCGTTCCCGATCTCGATCGCCTCCGCCGAACTCGACGAGCTGTCGCGGCGCCGATCGGTGCGCGAGCGCGCCGCCCAGATCCGTTCGGAGCTGGGCAATCCCAAGAACATCCTGCTGGGCGTGGACCGCCTGGACTACACCAAGGGCATCGACATCCGTCTCGAGGCGCTGGAGGAACTGCTGCGCGAGGGCCGCCTCGATCCCTCCGAGACGGTGATGGTGCAGCTGGCCACGCCGAGCCGCGAACGGGTCGAGAGCTACATCCAGATGCGCGGCGACATCGAGCGCCAGGTGGGCCGGATCAACGGCGAATTCTCCCGGGTCGGCTTCCCCGTCGTGCACTACCTGCACCGCCCGATCCCGCGCGACGAACTCGTCGCGTTCTTCGTCGCCGCCGACGTCATGCTGGTGACGCCGCTGCGCGACGGCATGAACCTGGTGGCCAAGGAGTACGTGGCCAGCCACAGCGGCCTCAACGGCGCCCTGGTGCTCAGCGAATTCACCGGCGCCGCAGCCGAATTGCGCCAGGCCTACCTGTGCAATCCGCACGATCTGGACAGTGTCGAGGACGCGATCACGGCCGCGCTGGACGACGATCCCGACAGCAAGCGCCGCCGCATGCGCGCGATGCGCCGCCAGGTGCTCACCCACGACGTGGACCGCTGGGCGCGGGCGTTCCTGGATGCGCTGGCGCAGGACCGGGTGGCCGGTAGCGCGCTGCTCAGCGATGACGACGACGATGAGGTGGATTCGCCACCGCGCCGAACGTAA
- a CDS encoding h domain protein, protein MRNNLRPILVAGAAVLFVAAVVVGGFTGFRFWSDNQSEQARTQSVDAARRTVQAMFSYDFHSVDTELPKVGDSLTPEFRKDYLKLVTEVIAKGAKEKELTVQANTQAGGVVSADRSHAVVLLYLNQITTSKDAPQGTVTPSRVRVTLDKEDGHWLVGQVNPI, encoded by the coding sequence ATGAGAAACAACCTCCGCCCCATCCTGGTCGCCGGTGCGGCCGTGCTCTTCGTCGCCGCCGTCGTCGTGGGCGGGTTCACCGGGTTCCGGTTCTGGTCCGACAACCAGTCCGAACAGGCCCGGACCCAGTCCGTGGACGCCGCGCGCCGCACCGTGCAGGCCATGTTCAGCTACGACTTCCACTCCGTGGACACCGAACTGCCGAAGGTGGGTGACAGCCTCACCCCCGAGTTCCGCAAGGACTACCTGAAGCTGGTCACCGAGGTGATCGCCAAGGGCGCCAAGGAGAAGGAACTGACCGTCCAGGCCAATACCCAGGCCGGTGGCGTGGTGTCGGCCGACCGCTCGCACGCCGTCGTGCTGCTGTATCTCAACCAGATCACCACCAGCAAGGACGCCCCGCAGGGTACGGTCACGCCCAGCCGCGTCCGGGTCACCCTGGACAAGGAGGACGGGCACTGGCTCGTCGGTCAGGTCAACCCGATCTGA
- a CDS encoding alpha/beta fold hydrolase, which produces MPLATVNGISLNYQVKGDKAKGTDTKGAAPLVVLIMGTGSPGRVWELHQVPALLAAGYRVCTFDNRGIAPSAESAHGITIDDMVRDTAGLIELLDEGPALVAGTSMGARVAQELALARPDLVRKAVYMAGHGRLDQFQKTLSLGEHELDASGVKLPPKYEAALTAVMNLSPATMADPNSARDWLDLFEFTGGPVTPGIRAQRRMDHDFDRLQAYRGIKVPSLAVGFADDRMIPAYLTREVADVIPGARYQEIPDAGHYGYLERPEAVNKVLLDFFGGSR; this is translated from the coding sequence ATGCCGTTGGCCACGGTGAACGGAATCTCGCTGAACTACCAGGTGAAGGGGGACAAGGCCAAGGGCACCGACACCAAGGGGGCGGCGCCGCTGGTCGTGCTGATCATGGGCACCGGGAGTCCGGGGCGGGTGTGGGAGCTGCACCAGGTACCGGCGCTGCTGGCGGCCGGATATCGGGTGTGCACGTTCGACAATCGCGGGATCGCCCCGTCCGCCGAGTCCGCGCACGGCATCACCATCGACGACATGGTGCGCGACACCGCGGGCCTGATCGAGCTGCTCGACGAGGGCCCGGCGCTGGTGGCGGGCACCTCGATGGGTGCGCGGGTGGCGCAGGAGCTAGCGCTGGCCCGGCCCGACCTGGTCCGCAAGGCCGTCTACATGGCCGGGCACGGGCGTCTCGATCAGTTCCAGAAGACGCTCTCGCTCGGCGAGCACGAACTCGACGCGTCCGGGGTGAAGCTGCCGCCCAAGTACGAGGCCGCGCTGACCGCCGTGATGAACCTGTCGCCCGCCACCATGGCCGACCCGAACTCGGCGCGGGACTGGCTGGACCTGTTCGAATTCACCGGCGGCCCGGTCACTCCCGGCATCCGCGCGCAGCGCCGGATGGACCACGACTTCGATCGGCTGCAGGCCTACCGCGGCATCAAGGTGCCGAGCCTGGCCGTGGGCTTCGCCGACGACCGGATGATTCCGGCATATCTCACCCGCGAGGTCGCCGACGTCATCCCCGGCGCGCGCTACCAGGAGATCCCCGATGCCGGGCACTACGGTTACCTGGAACGACCCGAGGCGGTGAACAAGGTT
- a CDS encoding MCE family protein produces the protein MKLTKFVRTQLVIFGVLTVVGLLVMSAAYVHLPAMFGIGRYRVTVQLEATGGLYPTANVAFRGTNVGKVEEVRLTPNGVDAKLSIDSDYRIPVDVDAYVRSVSAIGEQYVDLVPAPSPHGGNLADGAVIPVGRTKLPQDVGAMLDQADRLLASISDTKLRQVIDDAFTAFNGAGPDLQKFIDSASLLVQEAKANTGATKDLLAKIGPLLDTQNESDAAVRSWTRDLATLTDQLREHDPALRGLLERTPAAAEKVSSTFQDLKPTLPLLLSNLVSVGQVGVTYHAGLEQILVVLPPMVSALLTAASGPTKYGAIVDFMLGLNDPPGCTTGFLPPDQRRSPNEFSVPETPELYCKIPQDAKEAVRGIRNYPCQEVPGKRAPTPELCRDPRGYVPEGNNPPSGPPQPVASAGEPPAPAEGSADTHPASLNTHYDPKSATFMGPDGRTYRQGDIQSGGSGTVPSSWQSMLEEQQK, from the coding sequence GTGAAGCTCACCAAGTTCGTCCGGACCCAGCTGGTCATCTTCGGCGTGCTGACGGTGGTCGGCCTGCTGGTGATGTCCGCGGCCTACGTGCACCTGCCCGCGATGTTCGGCATCGGACGGTACCGCGTGACCGTGCAGCTCGAGGCGACCGGCGGGCTGTACCCGACCGCGAACGTCGCCTTCCGCGGCACCAATGTCGGCAAGGTCGAGGAGGTCCGGCTCACGCCGAACGGTGTGGACGCGAAACTGTCCATCGACAGCGACTACCGCATTCCCGTCGACGTGGACGCCTATGTGCGCAGCGTGTCCGCGATCGGCGAGCAGTACGTCGATCTGGTCCCGGCGCCCTCGCCGCACGGCGGCAATCTCGCCGACGGCGCGGTGATTCCGGTGGGGCGCACCAAACTTCCGCAGGATGTCGGGGCCATGCTCGATCAGGCCGACCGGCTGCTGGCGAGCATCTCCGACACCAAGCTGCGCCAGGTCATCGACGACGCGTTCACCGCGTTCAACGGCGCGGGGCCGGATCTGCAGAAGTTCATCGACTCGGCCTCGCTGCTGGTGCAGGAGGCCAAGGCCAATACCGGCGCGACCAAGGATCTGCTGGCGAAGATCGGTCCGCTGCTGGACACCCAGAACGAGTCCGACGCGGCGGTGCGGTCGTGGACCCGGGATCTGGCCACACTCACCGACCAGCTGCGCGAGCACGATCCGGCGCTGCGCGGGCTGCTCGAGCGCACCCCGGCGGCGGCGGAGAAGGTCAGCTCGACCTTCCAGGATCTGAAACCCACACTGCCGCTGCTATTGTCGAACCTGGTGAGTGTGGGTCAGGTCGGCGTGACCTATCACGCGGGGCTCGAGCAGATCCTGGTGGTGCTGCCGCCGATGGTGTCGGCGCTGCTGACCGCCGCGAGCGGGCCGACCAAGTACGGCGCCATCGTGGACTTCATGCTGGGGCTCAACGACCCGCCCGGCTGTACGACCGGCTTCCTGCCGCCGGACCAGCGGCGTTCGCCCAACGAATTCTCCGTGCCGGAGACGCCCGAGCTGTACTGCAAGATCCCGCAGGACGCCAAGGAAGCGGTGCGCGGCATCCGCAACTACCCGTGCCAGGAGGTGCCGGGCAAGCGGGCGCCGACGCCGGAGCTGTGCCGCGACCCCCGCGGCTACGTGCCGGAGGGCAACAACCCGCCGTCCGGGCCGCCGCAGCCGGTGGCCTCCGCCGGTGAGCCGCCCGCCCCCGCCGAGGGGTCGGCCGACACCCATCCGGCGTCGCTCAACACCCATTACGACCCGAAGAGCGCCACCTTCATGGGCCCAGACGGCCGCACCTACCGACAGGGCGACATCCAGAGTGGCGGTTCCGGCACGGTACCGTCGAGCTGGCAGTCGATGCTCGAGGAGCAGCAGAAATGA